One genomic window of Hippopotamus amphibius kiboko isolate mHipAmp2 chromosome 10, mHipAmp2.hap2, whole genome shotgun sequence includes the following:
- the ZBTB20 gene encoding zinc finger and BTB domain-containing protein 20 isoform X2 has translation MLERKKPKTAENQKASEENEITQPGGSSAKPGLPCLNFEAVLSPGPALIHSTHSLTNSHAHTGSSDCDISCKGMTERIHSINLHNFSNSVLETLNEQRNRGHFCDVTVRIHGSMLRAHRCVLAAGSPFFQDKLLLGYSDIEIPSVVSVQSVQKLIDFMYSGVLRVSQSEALQILTAASILQIKTVIDECTRIVSQNVGDVFPGIQDSGQDTPRGTPESGTSGQSSDTESGYLQSHPQHSVDRIYSALYACSMQNGSGERSFYSGAVVSHHETALGLPRDHHMEDPSWITRIHERSQQMERYLSTTPETTHCRKQPRPVRIQTLVGNIHIKQEMEDDYDYYGQQRVQILERNESEECTEDTDQAEGTESEPKGESFDSGVSSSIGTEPDSVEQQFGPGAARDGQPEPAQPEQAAEAPAEGAPQPHQLETGASSPERSSEVEMDNTVITVSNSSDKSVLQQPSVNTSIGQPLPSTQLYLRQTETLTSNLRMPLTLTSNTQVIGTAGNTYLPALFTTQPAGSGPKPFLFSLPQPLAGQQTQFVTVSQPGLSTFTAQLPAPQPLAPSAGHSTASGQGEKKPYECTLCNKTFTAKQNYVKHMFVHTGEKPHQCSICWRSFSLKDYLIKHMVTHTGVRAYQCSICNKRFTQKSSLNVHMRLHRGEKSYECYICKKKFSHKTLLERHVALHSASNGTPPAGTPPGARAGPPGVVACTEGTTYVCSVCPAKFDQIEQFNDHMRMHVSDG, from the exons GTGACATCAGTTGCAAGGGGATGACCGAGCGCATTCACAGCATCAACCTTCACAACTTCAGCAATTCCGTGCTCGAGACCCTCAACGAGCAGCGCAACCGTGGCCACTTCTGTGACGTGACGGTGCGCATCCACGGGAGCATGCTGCGCGCGCACCGCTGCGTGCTGGCGGCCGGCAGCCCCTTCTTCCAGGACAAGCTGCTGCTGGGCTACAGCGACATCGAGATCCCGTCCGTGGTGTCGGTGCAGTCGGTGCAAAAGCTCATTGACTTCATGTACAGCGGCGTGCTGCGCGTCTCGCAGTCGGAAGCCCTGCAGATCCTGACGGCCGCCAGCATCCTGCAGATCAAAACGGTCATCGACGAGTGCACGCGCATCGTGTCGCAGAACGTGGGCGATGTGTTCCCGGGGATCCAGGACTCGGGCCAGGACACGCCGCGGGGCACCCCCGAGTCGGGCACCTCGGGCCAGAGCAGCGACACCGAGTCGGGCTACCTGCAGAGCCACCCGCAGCACAGCGTGGACAGGATCTACTCGGCGCTCTACGCCTGCTCCATGCAGAACGGCAGCGGCGAGCGCTCCTTCTACAGCGGTGCGGTGGTCAGCCACCACGAGACGGCGCTCGGCCTGCCCCGCGACCACCACATGGAAGACCCCAGCTGGATCACGCGCATCCACGAGCGCTCGCAGCAGATGGAGCGCTACCTGTCCACCACCCCCGAGACCACGCACTGCCGCAAGCAGCCCCGGCCCGTGCGCATCCAGACCCTGGTGGGCAACATCCACATCAAGCAGGAGATGGAGGACGACTACGACTACTACGGGCAGCAGAGGGTGCAGATCCTGGAGCGCAACGAGTCCGAGGAGTGCACGGAAGACACCGACCAGGCCGAGGGCACCGAGAGCGAGCCCAAGGGCGAAAGCTTCGACTCGGGCGTCAGCTCCTCCATAGGCACCGAGCCCGACTCCGTAGAGCAGCAGTTCGGGCCCGGGGCGGCGCGGGACGGCCAGCCGGAACCCGCGCAACCTGAGCAGGCTGCGGAAGCCCCTGCCGAGGGCGCCCCGCAGCCGCACCAGCTGGAGACCGGTGCCTCCTCCCCGGAGAGAAGCAGCGAGGTGGAGATGGACAACACGGTGATCACTGTCAGCAACAGCTCCGACAAGAGCGTCCTGCAGCAGCCTTCGGTCAACACGTCCATCGGGCAGCCATTGCCAAGTACTCAGCTCTACTTACGCCAGACGGAAACCCTCACCAGCAACTTGAGGATGCCTCTGACCTTAACCAGCAACACACAGGTCATTGGCACAGCCGGCAACACCTACCTGCCGGCCCTCTTCACTACCCAGCCCGCGGGCAGCGGCCCCAAGCCTTTCCTCTTCAGCCTGCCACAGCCCCTAGCAGGCCAGCAGACCCAGTTTGTGACAGTGTCCCAGCCCGGCCTGTCGACCTTTACTGCACAGCTGCCAGCGCCACAGCCCCTGGCCCCATCCGCAGGCCACAGCACAGCCAGTGGGCAGGGCGAAAAAAAGCCTTATGAGTGCACTCTCTGCAACAAGACTTTCACCGCCAAACAGAACTACGTCAAGCACATGTTCGTACACACAG GTGAGAAGCCCCACCAATGCAGCATCTGTTGGCGCTCCTTCTCCTTAAAGGATTACCTTATCAAGCACATGGTGACACACACGGGAGTGAGGGCGTACCAGTGTAGTATCTGCAACAAGCGCTTCACCCAGAAGAGCTCCCTCAACGTGCACATGCGCCTCCACCGGGGCGAGAAGTCCTATGAGTGCTACATCTGCAAAAAGAAGTTCTCCCACAAGACCCTCCTGGAGCGGCACGTGGCCCTGCACAGTGCCAGCAACGGGACCCCTCCCGCGGGCACACCTCCGGGGGCCCGTGCAGGCCCCCCAGGGGTGGTGGCCTGCACGGAGGGGACCACCTACGTCTGCTCCGTCTGTCCAGCAAAGTTTGACCAAATCGAGCAGTTCAACGACCACATGAGGATGCATGTGTCTGACGGATAA